AACTTAGATAAATCAAACGCTGCAGTTCGTAACAATGGTGGAGGTTTTTACAACCACAATTTATTCTGGACTGTAATGTCTCCAAACGGAGGAGGATTACCAACTGGTGATTTATTAGCAGCAATTGAAGCTTCTTTTGGTTCTTTTGAAGAATTTAAAGCAAAATTTGCTAAAGCCGGAGCTACACAATTTGGTTCAGGATGGGCTTGGTTATGTGTACAAAAAGGTGGAAAATTAGATGTTTGCGGAACTCCTAATCAAGATAATCCATTAATGCCGGAAGTTGGTTGCGAAGGAACTCCAATTTTAGGTATGGACGTTTGGGAACATGCTTACTACTTAAACTACCAAAACAGAAGACCAGATTACATCGAAGCTTTCTTTAATGTTATTAACTGGACAGAAGTTGCAAGAAGATTTGCTTTAGACAAATAAGAGAATAGAGTAAAGATTATAGAATAAAGATTATAGAACAAAGAGAAAAGACGGATAACGTAGTGTTACCCGTCTTTTTTTGTGATTTATATTTTTTCTTTGTTCTATAATCTTTATTCTTTGCTCTAAAGAAAAAAAAGAAAATAAAAAAGGCGAAATCTCTTTCGCCTTTTTTGCCCCAAATCTACCATAAACTTAACCTACTAATGTTATGGTTCAGTAAATGTATGGCAGCTATTTGTAGCAAAAAAACTTTTTAGATGAATGGTAAATATATCCGATTAAGTTAAACCAGGAGAGAGTGAAGAGTCGAGAAAATAGATTATAGAATATAGATTATAGAACATAGAAAAAAGATGAAAGACCGAAATACAATGT
The sequence above is drawn from the Flavobacterium sp. N2038 genome and encodes:
- a CDS encoding superoxide dismutase — its product is MAFELPQLPYAYDALEPHIDARTMEIHHSKHHNAYTTNLNAAIAGTDLEGKTIENILINLDKSNAAVRNNGGGFYNHNLFWTVMSPNGGGLPTGDLLAAIEASFGSFEEFKAKFAKAGATQFGSGWAWLCVQKGGKLDVCGTPNQDNPLMPEVGCEGTPILGMDVWEHAYYLNYQNRRPDYIEAFFNVINWTEVARRFALDK